A window of Thermus antranikianii DSM 12462 contains these coding sequences:
- the accB gene encoding acetyl-CoA carboxylase biotin carboxyl carrier protein, with the protein MTPKELRQILQALVEHGVSELTLETPDYKLTVRRGGEVQVVALPQGIAAPAAPPPSLPTPAPTGVPAPGNLAPAAGAPGLEAQEAKEAKEECAGCVEVRAPIVGTFYRAPAPDAPPYVEEGDRVEKGQVLCIIEAMKLMNEIESEVSGIVKKILVKNGEPVEYGQPLFLIQPL; encoded by the coding sequence ATGACGCCCAAGGAGCTGAGGCAGATCCTGCAGGCCCTGGTGGAGCACGGGGTGAGCGAGCTCACCCTGGAAACCCCTGATTACAAGCTGACCGTGCGCCGAGGAGGCGAGGTGCAGGTGGTGGCCTTGCCGCAAGGGATAGCTGCCCCTGCGGCCCCGCCTCCCTCCCTGCCCACGCCCGCCCCTACTGGCGTGCCTGCCCCTGGGAATTTGGCTCCGGCAGCCGGAGCCCCGGGCCTCGAGGCCCAGGAGGCCAAGGAGGCCAAGGAGGAGTGCGCGGGTTGCGTGGAGGTGAGGGCCCCCATCGTGGGTACCTTCTACCGGGCACCGGCCCCGGATGCCCCCCCTTACGTGGAGGAAGGAGACCGGGTGGAAAAGGGACAGGTGCTCTGCATCATCGAGGCGATGAAGCTCATGAACGAGATTGAGTCGGAGGTTTCCGGGATCGTCAAGAAGATCCTGGTAAAAAACGGGGAACCCGTGGAGTACGGGCAGCCCCTCTTCCTGATCCAGCCGCTATGA
- the accC gene encoding acetyl-CoA carboxylase biotin carboxylase subunit, with product MKKVLIANRGEIALRIIRAAKELGIKTVVAHSTADEKSLPVLLADEAICIGPPPSGQSYLNIPNLLSAAIVTGADAIHPGYGFLAENATFAEMCRDHGITFIGPTPENMRALGDKATARKVAREAGVPTVPGTDELTSVEEAKRAAQEIGYPVILKASAGGGGRGMRLVHTEEELERAVQQAQEEARAAFGNPAIYLEKYIEEPKHIEIQVLGDGENVIHLWERDCSIQRRHQKLLEEAPSTLPWETRKAIAEAAARLARHVGYVSAGTLEFLVDKEGNFYFIEMNTRIQVEHPVTEMITGIDLVQAQFRIAMGEKLWLKQEEVEVRGHAIEVRINAEDPEKGFRPSIGKVETLLFPGGPGIRVDSHLYAGYQIPPHYDSLIAKIIAWAPTREEAIKRMERALSETVIEGPGLKTTIPFHQKVLQNAFFRRGAVYTNFVARRMEM from the coding sequence ATGAAGAAGGTCCTCATCGCCAACCGAGGCGAGATCGCCTTGAGGATTATCCGGGCCGCCAAGGAGCTGGGGATCAAGACCGTGGTGGCCCACTCCACCGCCGACGAGAAAAGCCTTCCCGTGCTTCTGGCGGACGAGGCCATCTGCATCGGGCCTCCTCCTTCCGGGCAGAGCTACCTGAACATCCCCAACCTGCTTTCCGCGGCCATTGTGACCGGGGCCGACGCCATCCATCCCGGTTACGGCTTCCTGGCGGAGAACGCCACCTTTGCCGAGATGTGCAGGGACCACGGCATCACCTTTATCGGTCCCACCCCGGAGAACATGCGCGCCCTTGGGGACAAGGCCACCGCCAGGAAGGTGGCGCGGGAGGCCGGGGTACCCACGGTTCCGGGGACGGATGAGCTTACCAGCGTGGAGGAGGCCAAGCGGGCTGCCCAGGAGATCGGCTATCCCGTGATCCTTAAGGCCTCCGCTGGGGGCGGGGGCAGGGGCATGCGGTTGGTGCACACCGAGGAGGAGCTGGAAAGGGCGGTCCAGCAGGCCCAGGAGGAGGCCCGGGCTGCCTTTGGCAACCCGGCCATCTACCTGGAGAAGTACATCGAAGAGCCGAAGCACATAGAGATCCAGGTCCTGGGGGATGGGGAGAACGTCATCCACCTTTGGGAACGGGACTGCTCCATCCAGCGCCGGCACCAGAAGCTCTTGGAGGAAGCCCCCAGTACCTTGCCTTGGGAAACCCGGAAGGCCATTGCCGAGGCAGCCGCCCGGCTTGCTCGGCACGTGGGGTACGTGTCCGCGGGCACTCTGGAGTTCCTGGTGGATAAGGAGGGGAACTTCTACTTCATAGAGATGAACACCCGCATCCAGGTGGAGCACCCCGTGACCGAGATGATCACCGGGATTGACCTGGTGCAGGCCCAGTTCCGGATCGCCATGGGGGAGAAGCTTTGGCTCAAGCAGGAGGAGGTGGAGGTGCGGGGGCATGCCATAGAGGTGCGCATCAACGCCGAGGATCCGGAGAAGGGCTTTAGGCCCTCCATCGGCAAGGTGGAAACCTTGCTTTTCCCCGGGGGACCGGGGATCCGGGTGGACAGCCACCTCTATGCGGGCTACCAGATCCCGCCCCACTACGACAGCTTGATCGCCAAGATCATCGCCTGGGCTCCCACCCGTGAGGAGGCCATCAAGCGCATGGAAAGGGCTCTTTCCGAAACGGTGATCGAGGGGCCCGGCCTGAAGACCACCATTCCCTTCCACCAGAAGGTGCTGCAAAACGCCTTCTTCCGCCGGGGGGCGGTCTACACCAACTTCGTGGCCCGGCGGATGGAGATGTAG
- a CDS encoding Asp23/Gls24 family envelope stress response protein, producing MVEYEISDHALEGLVAHALSDLQGVRVLETAPRSLGEVFRRMKPIKVERTPEGFTVDLVLSVDYGVSIPEAAQAVQKAVAEALYLATGEKVQAVNLTVAQVEYRKEAHA from the coding sequence ATGGTGGAGTACGAGATCAGCGACCATGCCCTCGAGGGGCTGGTGGCCCATGCCCTTTCGGACCTTCAGGGGGTGCGGGTCTTGGAAACCGCTCCCCGCTCCTTGGGGGAGGTTTTCCGCCGCATGAAGCCCATCAAGGTGGAGCGCACCCCCGAGGGGTTCACGGTGGACCTGGTGCTCTCCGTGGACTACGGGGTTTCCATTCCCGAGGCAGCCCAGGCGGTGCAAAAAGCCGTGGCGGAAGCCCTTTACCTGGCCACGGGGGAGAAGGTGCAGGCGGTGAACCTCACCGTGGCCCAGGTGGAGTACCGGAAGGAGGCCCATGCTTAG
- the nusB gene encoding transcription antitermination factor NusB yields MLRRARELAMRALFAHTQGGVELEEAFRHALEEMGGEEDSYGDPLDQEGVAFARRLLEGYKAHAEEVDQVLRDTVEGWDFAQMSKTDLTVLRLATYEMLYEPTPFAPLIEVAVKIANRYGGEHSGAFVNGVLGRLYRRIQGGELKAVPKED; encoded by the coding sequence ATGCTTAGGCGAGCCAGGGAACTGGCCATGCGGGCCTTGTTTGCCCATACCCAGGGGGGGGTGGAGCTGGAGGAGGCCTTCCGCCACGCTTTGGAGGAGATGGGGGGCGAGGAGGACTCCTATGGGGACCCCCTGGACCAGGAGGGCGTGGCCTTTGCCCGGCGCTTGCTGGAGGGATACAAGGCCCATGCGGAAGAGGTGGACCAGGTGCTACGGGATACGGTGGAGGGCTGGGACTTCGCCCAGATGTCCAAAACCGACCTCACGGTGTTGCGCCTGGCAACCTACGAGATGCTCTACGAGCCCACTCCCTTTGCTCCCCTGATCGAGGTGGCGGTGAAGATCGCCAACCGCTACGGGGGAGAGCACTCGGGAGCGTTTGTCAACGGGGTGCTGGGCCGCTTGTACCGGCGGATCCAGGGGGGTGAGCTGAAGGCGGTGCCCAAGGAGGACTGA